In one window of Methanoculleus thermophilus DNA:
- a CDS encoding TMEM175 family protein, with product MAREDETGRDAGAPAGFPKNRMEALTDGIFAFAMTLLVISLDVPEGAHDLSDAALMAMLAGYLPDLYHYFLAFFILAAFWIAHHAQVDHLKVIDRRFLWINITALMFVALVPFSVSLIGDYPDEIFAAVIFEANLLAIGLLFAAQWFYATHSGRLVHPGTDLWRGSRRGMVVPIVSAIAILLALAGWTWSTVIYALIPLVMRFLPPSR from the coding sequence ATGGCCCGAGAAGACGAAACTGGCAGAGATGCCGGAGCACCAGCCGGCTTTCCGAAGAACAGGATGGAGGCACTCACCGACGGCATATTCGCCTTCGCCATGACCCTCCTCGTCATCAGCCTTGACGTTCCGGAGGGGGCCCACGACCTCTCGGACGCCGCCCTCATGGCAATGCTCGCCGGTTACCTCCCCGACCTCTACCACTACTTCCTCGCCTTCTTCATCCTTGCCGCCTTCTGGATAGCCCATCACGCCCAGGTAGACCATCTCAAGGTTATCGACCGCCGCTTCCTCTGGATCAACATCACGGCGCTCATGTTTGTTGCGCTCGTGCCGTTCTCCGTCTCCCTTATCGGCGACTACCCGGACGAGATCTTCGCGGCGGTCATCTTCGAGGCAAACCTCCTCGCCATCGGCCTGCTGTTTGCCGCGCAGTGGTTCTACGCCACACACAGCGGCCGCCTCGTTCATCCCGGCACCGATCTATGGCGCGGAAGCAGACGGGGGATGGTTGTCCCCATCGTCTCGGCCATCGCGATCCTGCTCGCCCTCGCCGGCTGGACGTGGAGCACCGTGATCTACGCGCTCATTCCCCTCGTGATGCGCTTTCTGCCCCCGAGCAGGTGA